From the genome of Eublepharis macularius isolate TG4126 chromosome 4, MPM_Emac_v1.0, whole genome shotgun sequence:
CATTTCCCTTTTCCTTGTAACATTTAGTTTATCCAAAGTTCTCCCATCTCCACAGTAATAACTAATGATGCAAATCACAAATGAGGTGGGATTATGTACAATGTAAAGACATCATATCACATGGTATTAAATGAGATATGAGAATGAACTGCAGCAGTAGTTCAGCCTCCCTTATACCATCCAGTTTCCACTAATAGAAAGCTTGAAATAAGTGTGAAGCCTTCTGAGGTCTTCCTTTGAACATCTAAGAGTGCAAAGATCAAGGTAGGCCAAGAGGATAATAGCCAAGTGTTTTGTggttaccatggatggccaaaaagacaaataagtgggttctggatcacatcaagcctgaattctccctagaaactaaaatgacaaaactgaggctattgtactttggtcacaagactctctggaaaaatcagtaatgctaggaaaacttGAAggcaagaggaaaagagaaagacccaaagtgagatggctggactctaTAAAacaagccatttcctccagtttgcaagatttgcacaattctgttaatggtaggacattttggaggtctttcattcatagggttgccataggtcggaggcagcttgatggcacatcacacttaCACAGGCATATGTAGCTGAAAGGAGAATTAATTTTAGTTGATACATTTGTTAATTGATCAGTTATAAGAGTTTTGATTAATTCTTTTGCTGagtttgctttttgttttaataCATTTTGCTGATTTTATTGTTAAACAGCTTGAGAGCTTTTTGCTGAGAAATTGGTGTCTTTTACACAGGGATGGGTTTTTGTAGTTTCTCCATTGCTGGTACGGCGAcagataaagcacagcagcaaAAGGCCTTCCACATGGTGGGTTTTCCCATACTTTCCCAGTCTTCTGGAAGTGACCACCCACTGTCTCCTGGGTTACTAGGGcttttgcaagttttttttttaaatcagcatagGAATTTTGTTATATCcatataccattgtaacaataggtgcagcaggttgtctgaattcccaactttcatttttaacaAAGTTTCTAGTCCCTTCCTTTGCAAACGTActccttttcccttatatctcttaAAGGGAAGGGGTAGAggcttacctttttaaaaaatgaaagctaagaattcagagaacctgttgaaCCTATTGTTATACTGGCATGGTGATATAATGATAATCCTAgtcccaattttaaaaaaaatccccttgtggcagggggaggaatgACTGCTGCAGAAACAGGAACGGGGAAGATGGCTGCCATGTTGGCCAGATAATCCTAATTTACCTaaccacacagcagccatccaggctctACTGAGATTTTCCTCAAAACTttagagcaaagcaggtttgagaaagattggagaaaagctggggaagcCCCCGTAGGTGCTGGTATGCACTACAGTGCTGTGGGGAAGCAAGGAAAAAATCTGCTTCCCTAAGCATTGAATTCAGGGCAGATAACTCAAATAAATCAGTTTATTTCCTTCCAGCTCCTAATCTATGAGATATGCCAGCATGCAGAATGACTGACAAGGGAAGTTTTTGCTTTTAGAtcctatatatttttctaatctTCTTTCGGTGTGATTGATTAGGCTATGTTGCTTGCTGCTTGGAGCATCTTCTTTTCACACCAGCATACTGGCTGAACTGTACGCTGGTGGAGGACACTGAAATCACAGTTACTGTAGATGAAGATCTTATGGCCACCATGTACCTGGGGCTTCTGCTCCAGGAAGGTAAGAAGCATAAACTCAGCCTTATATCTCCTAGGGAATATGTTTTGGACACAGTTAATTTGGtattatttctttttatataACTCTACCAACCtctgaagtccagtagcaccaataagactaacaaaatttgtggtagggtatgagctttcgtgagccacagctcacttcttcagatacagacaaacatggctacccgtcttgatcaaCCTCTGAAGGGCACTAAATAGTAGGACTAAAAAGGCCTGAACAAGGTAGAAGGAGAAGGCAGACCAGGGCAGGGGTAAAAAGCTGAGGAATGCAGCAAAACTGGGATttcaaaaaaagttttcacctgcCCCGAGTCCTAAAAACTGGCTCTAGCCAGGAGTAGTATAGGTACAGATGTGCCTCTTCCCATGGAATATCCCCAGCAACTGAAAGCAGTATAAATGCAAGTACTAATTTTGATCAGTTAATTGTGTATAGCTAACTTTCTTCAACCCACAAAGAACCCCAAATCCTGCCCCACAAAGACACCTTAGGGGCATGGTGCAATTAGTGCAAGTCAGTGCCTGGTCCAAATGCCTCTCCAGTCTTTCTCTTCAGAGGAGACAGCCGCTGAATTCTCAAGCCTTCttgaaggaaggggaggatttcccTCATGAAACGTCCATGGGCTCCACACCTATGGCATTTATTACCCACCTTCTCTAAAAGACATGTCTAAGGCAGGTTACAAATGAATAAAAATCCAAGACCAACAAAAGATAGTACAGCTAGCAAAAATTCTATAAACAACAAAAACTAAAGTTATATCAAACCATGCCAAGTGCCTTAGGGAAGTCTTCATATTCTTTTAGaagaaaatttaaaatggtaCAAAATGAGTTTCCAAACAATGGCATCATAGCAGAAAAAGCCAGTACTTCTTATAGGTGCCCACCAAACCCTTGAAAGGGACAGCATGAAAAGCAGGTTTTCCTCAGAACATGTAAGAGTGCACAGAGGATCATGTCCTGATCTCTTTATGTTATAAGAACCATGACGCCTCTTTGTTTCATTCTGTCTGCAGGAAATTTCTTTTCCAGAGCAGTGCTTGATACCCTGACAGAGGAAGGAGAGGAAGATTTGAAGTTCTACAAGAACGAGTTAGTCCATGTGAAGGACATTGGGCATGAAACAAAATGGGAAGGGACATCTTTATCAACAGAACAGAGGGGACTAGTCAGTGTCACAACTATAGAACCTCTGCCACATCCCTTTTACCAGTAAGTAGACCTGCTGTGATAGTATATACATGGGGACAAGATGGTGAGCAATGTTCTGGGTTCATTCAGCTTCATTTAGACAACATTCAGGGAAAGTTCTGTTCCTGTGTCTGTGATTGCAGTGAGCTGTTGCTTACTTTGTGGAATTGTGGGGAAATATTTAATGCTGTACATTTTGCATGGAAGCAAACTTTAGGATTTTGCCCTTTCCACCTCTGTCACTTATACTAGTAGCAATGGTTGTACAGCAGTGATTTCAGTGGAGTACTTTTGGACTTTATTTTTGTGATTGTCCTTGTGATTGTTTGATGGGGAATTTCTGTCATTTCATTTTAGATATGTAGGCACATTCTAGTGATAAGAGGCCCAGGAAGACTCCCAAAATGGAAGTTCCTCTCCTAGTCTGCCAGATTCTTCCAtgctagaaaactgcaaaagaccaTTGGATGACTACACCCACTGACTCCTTTGCTGTGGATAGTCtccaacagcagccagccagatgcCCCAGGGAAGCTGTTTAGCAGAAAGTGACAGTTATAGCCATCCCTTCTGGGTATTCCTAGCACTTACGTTTCTATAATCTTTTCAGAAGAACTTCAAAGCTAGTAGCCATTGCCACACCATGTGACCATGAATTCCCTAAGTGAATTGCATGGCATGCAAGGAAGTAAATGGGAAGCACTGAACATATGTAGTACCTGAATATTTTGCTACCTAGGATGACAAGCCAACAGTTAACTGAAAGAAGCCGGGTGTGTGTTCACAGTTTTTCATATTCACAGGTGGTTTCTGAAAAACTATCCAATGAGCTGTGGCATCTCTAAGCAAATCAGTGGAAGCGACTCTTTGCATATTGGTGAGTGTAACCCTCTTGGGGGTAATATCAGGGCCAACTTGTTTAAGACAGATCTACTGGATATCTCTTTATTAAGTAATGAAGagcagaggatttttttttttttgcctttctggCTTAAACTTGGGGTGGAATCCCCAGAAAACCAAACATTTCCCCCTTCTGTTTGCCACATGAAAACTTGGACTTGGAATCTTCTGTTTGAAAAAATCAATTAAGAAAGAATTTTCCAAGAATCCAAATTCTGATCTTTTGATAGGGCATTCCTTTTCAGCTGGTCTATATATTCTTAAAGATTTTGAGTCACAGTTATCCTTGATGCTTTATTACTTGTTATTAGGGCTAAGCATTTTCGTAAACATTTCCCTCAACAACAAAAGACCCCTCCCACATGACAGTATTCCCTTATTTAAGAAATACTGTCCTGAATAGGCTACATTAGCTCTCTGTTCTTGATTAGTTATAATTAGCCATAATCAAGCCAGGCTAAGTGTCTTCCCTCTTAATTAGCTTAATTTCCCCAGTATCTTTGCAAGTTCCCAGTGCCTTTGCATATAACCAAACCTTGACTGGCTGTGAAGCATTGAGGTATTATCCCAGTAGTTTTGTGATCCCTGATTTATTAGAATTACTCTGTAACAGAAAAAGAACCCATAAGATATCAGGGGGAAATGGCAGCAATCAGACATAAAAAAGAGCAAACATTTTCAgtagcagagtttttaaaaaactacttcGTGTCCCTCAGAAGTAACGCATTCATTCCCCCAAGTGAAATTAAGTGATTGTTTACTGAAACCTTACTTGCTACTCTCAAAATCTTAACAGTGAGGTTTCAGATGGTTCAAAATGTCATGGAACAAAAAGGGACCTTGTTTTTTCATGTCCATATCATAAACATGCCCTGCCCCCACCCACAGGCCTCTGCTCTGCCCAAAGAGAAAGGTTCCATTGTTCAGCATGCCGATTTCaggctgttttgttttatttctcaGGCCAAGGGAGGTGCACAGCCACAGTGGATCACAGAGGGAGAGGATGGGATGAGTTGAGCTTCTGCAAAGGAGACATCATAGAGGTCCTGGGCTTTCTCATTCCAGGCCTTCAGTGGTTTATAGGAAAATCCACAAGCAGTGGGACAACAGGCTTTGTCCAAACCAAATGTGTGCATCCTGAGACAAATGAACAAATGTAAGTGTGATGCACATATTGGAAGAACTTCCAGGTAGAGAGGTGAGGACAGAAATGATGTTAATTGCATGCATGTAGAAATCCAGTTTGGGATCTTTGGTTTATTTATGTAAAatgtttctatgctgcctttccacccaaatagagtcTCCAAAGTAGTGAGCATCAAAACTGCAATACATTTCAACATTAGAACATTTAAgatattaaacattttaaatatagtgcatataaaatatttaaacaattcaataaaggCATATAAACACATGAACACTCATAAGAACCCAACCAAGGAGGAAGACAAaggacaaacaaaacaaaaaatgtctTTACCTACTGGTGGAAGACAAAAACAGAGGGAGACAAACAAATTTCCTTTGATAGGGAGATAGTTTTCTCCTGTCTagtctcagatggtgggggcactcAAAGCAGTGGACAGGTAGATTCATATGAGAGAAGGTGGactttcaggtatgctggccccaagccatataggactttaaTATGTGATTGATAATTCATCTGTTAGTATACTGAATATGGGTTTGCTAAACTGAGATGCACCAAGAATATCCATGCCGTAGGTTGGTCAGAACAAAATTTGTATCATGAAGACTTTTTGGTACAGTTGGAATCCACTATAAGATTAACTGATAATGTAGGTTACCTGTGCTGGAATGAGGAAAAGACTGGTTGCTGAAATCTAGTAGCTCTGGTGGTGCTCATATGGCAGTTCTGAGGCATACATAATGTTTCATATGATCAGGTGACGCTCCTTTCATTTAATCACTGGGGAGTGCGTGGTGTGTGTATTTTTCATTACAGGCACAGTCCTCTTCCTAAGATGGAAAATAATTGGGTAGCAGCTGCTCATATTGATGCTCCAGGTGTATCAGAGTACATGGGGCTTTGGATTTGAGTAAATGGGTTTGTGTCAGCCttgatggattgactcaataaaggaaaccacacacttcagtttctaagacctgagcaagtctgtcagcgataggacattttggaggtcattaattcatagggtcctCATAAATTGGAAGTGACTTGGTGGCACATGACACACATGTTTTAGGGGAAATAGTAGGAGGGAGATTGAGTATTAGGCAAATGCCTCACACAGATAAAAAAGTAACATGTTTGGGGAAGTTCTGGGTATTTTAAAGGGAGGCTGCATGAAGCTGTGAGAAATGGATTCCGGTGTGATTAACATTACCATGGTGTAAGGGGAAGCTTTGATCCCAAAGACGCTCTCAAATTGATACGGAACAACCTATGTCTATGAGACTTACTTGTTTGAAGATTCAGCATGAGCAAGGGGACAGTAGCTTTACCACAGTTATCATATACAGCTTACAAAGAAAAAGAACTTTGCTGGTCATTAGCACTTCCAACAGTAAGTAAAATCAATTTCAGAAAGTTTCTCTTTATCCAGAGAACTCTGTacctctggaatttttttttccagtaaaGCTGTTAACTAGCATGTATGTGGCATCAGGATTGGCTTCTCTTAGATTTTTCCATATAGGCCAGTGATTCTCAGGATCCTCTTCTAAACTTAACTGTACTGTTTGGAACTCTCTTCTAAATGTACAAGACTTACTTTCAATTATCTCTCGCCTACTTTTCCAACAAAATATTTTCTTACAATAATTAATGCTGAGTAAGTTCATATTCTAGTTTTTCATGTTCACTAAACAGAGCATTATTAAACAACAGGCTATATTTCATGACCATTTTTCATCATATGCAGAGGCAAATTCAACTGTGCTATCAAACATCTCAGAGACTCCTCTCCCACTTCACCCCGGATTCTTCCTCCTCCTGAAACTGTTACCCACTTttgcattgcaatcctaaacatggagttactgcagtctaagaccattgatttagactggagtatctctgcttagACTGCAggaattcttcttaggattacactggtgGATCCTGACCCACAGTGAGAACCACTTATGTAGGTAATAGATGTGAATTATGCTTAAACCAAAGAAACTCTAAATGTCACACAAAGGACATCATCAGTAATGGGTTTAATGAAGAAACTGGGTAAAATACATGAAGGAATTTTGTTGTTCCTTGtaggttttctttttttgttgatAGGTgctaaggaaaaggagagaggatgACAACTGTATCTTAGGAAACTATCATACTTGAGTCTATGAAACACATTTGAGAActtgcactggggggggggcttagatcCAATTAACCATTAGAAGAAGGAATGTGGAATCCCCCTGCCCACCCCAGTCCCTTTTTATCTCTAGGAAGATGATTACTGGAGTCACAGAACCTACATGAACATAAAGCCACATGGCCCGGGAGGTTGCAGTGAGGAGAGGGCATTGAGGAAAAATCACCCTCCCTTGTTCTGCAGGTATAAGATCATTACCTGAAGGAGGAATAATTTcaccccttcttcctcctcctcactgcagcttcCCCTGATTCATGTGTGTTTTTGTTCTCAGAGGTCTCACAATAACTCCAGCAGTCATCTCTTCACATATTGGAAGGGACTGCTTGAGCGAGGATGTGGAGATAATCTGCATTCTTTCTGCTGAcagttggatccaagccattgtctcaggctgctttttaaaaaaaaaaacactattttTGTTGAAATTGTAATAGAATTTTAAACAGAATTAGACAGTCATTGACAAGTCATAGTTCATAACATGAATTCATGAGGGAAAAAATGGTCTAATTTAGATACTCAGCACCATTAGTGGAACTGACTGTCCATAAATCTATTCAGCCAgctgaaaagagagagagagaaatattccaaaaaatgcaaaatgcaaaCTACCTGCACTGGCTTCATCTATTCTGCATACACacctaatataatataataatttaaagTATAATATAATGATGTATTAATAAAAATGAATGCATTTATATTTAACTAGCTTTCATGTGAAATACCTGAACCTTCTAGGTATCAAATTAAGAGAGATTAAATCCCAAACAATTTAGACTTCGTATTCAGTTGCCTGGCAGTACACTCATGGTACTTAACTTTTGCACATTTAAGATATCCTTTACTCTATGTTGTTTATTCTTACAACATGTATACTCCACCTTCCTTATGGGTATCCAAAGTGGCTTTACATTGTtatcccctccattttatcctcacactaatcttgtgaggtaggttaggctgagagtgtgtgactggcccaaggtcacccagcaaacttccattgcagaatggggattcaaacctgagtttccCAAATTCTAGccagatactctaaccactacctcaCAATGGCACAATGCAATTGCTGTTTTCTTTTGGAAATCTAGCTTTGATGGTTTTAGATCTATTTTCATATCACAGATGTTTACACAACGATACTTCTCATGTGGAAATCTACCTTAGGGGGCAGGTATGTATCTAAATTGTGGAGGCCACTAGGTGTCACTGTTGCCCCCCTCAAGACCTTGGCTCGGTTCATACCAATTCAAATGGTTACAGATAATGCTTCTTAAATTATGGAAAGTGAGAgtctaaatgctttttctgctATAAAGCAAGCTTAACAGCTCATTCATGTTTTTTTGTTAGTCATCTTAAGCCAATTAATTagccaattaaataaaatattataaacgTATATATTATAGTACCTTTCTATAGCTGCTTTTCCTGTTGAAACTAATAGTTTCTCTTGAATAATAGCACTTTTTTCCTTTtggggaaaataatttttaaaatgttacataAAATATGCACATAGATTACAGTGATATCAGATAGAAACTGTTTTACAGAAAGAAAGCCTTTGGTGAAATTAATATCACAGTTTTGTTCACATAGGAATACTGGTAAGAGAAggaagtattttattttatttatattatttatatgccAACTTTTTCATTGTTAGTTAAAGCgtattacacaatgtaagtcaatacagcCAATGGCTGGGACATTGAATAAATTAGCAtagtgggtaagtggttgggcagtctgctggttcagatcccactactgccatgagcacagAAGGTggtcttgggtgagccactcctctcagccccagctccccagctatattgtgtggataataatataCTGATTTTGtttaccgctctgagtggggcactaatctgtccagaagattTGTATATAAGTACAGTGATTATTAAAAAGACAACATTTCCATCATGTTAAGAGTAAGTGTagagtcagtgtagtgtagttATTAGAATATTAAACTAAGGACAGGGAGACCTGGATCCAAATTGCCTTTTCCTCATCAAGCTCATTGGGTGTCCTCTGGCCTTttgctctttctcagcctaactgcctcacaggtttgtagagaaaataaaatggaggaagggtgaACCATGTATGTATCTTTGAATTGCTTAGAGGAACATTGGGACAGAAATTGGGACAGAGATTATCATGTCCTTCCTCTACTTTATAGCAAGAAACAGCAAggtaataatgataacaacatttgatttatatactgctctgcaagacaacacccattcagagtgcggggagggcggaatataaatgtaataaattaaattaaatttacaaaatgtgttgttattatcttcacaacagtcaccctgtgatgtgggtggggctgagagacctctgagagagctgggagtgacccaaggtcacctagatggcttcaggcagaggagtggggaatcaaacatggttctctaGATAAGAGCgctgccactcttagccactccaccaaactggtaAGGTGTTGATAGACCTCATGGGACCTCATGGGAATGGAGCCTGTCAATGTGTCTCAGCAGAGGCAAAGAATGAGTTTAGAATTTCATGAGATGGAAAGATGTGGCACTCACTAGCATTTATCTATGTTTCATCCAAACACAGAAGAAAGGGTCCAGTGTTTTTCAGTGAAGATGAAGTAGCCTCCTTTCTTCAAGTTCCCTGCAATGGCAGTGAgacacattacagtagtcttctCATTGAACTGGCTCAGACAGACATCGCCTCTGTGTACAGGCtcggtgagtgtgtgtgtgtgtcccccctGCCCGGCCCCAGCACATACATCTTACTCTAGAATCAAGAGAGTCCATTTTGAATCAATAGCACTAATCCCTATCAAATAAAGAGATTTATAGGTCACAATGGTGACCTGTACGTGCAACTTAGCTTTTATAATAATCTTGCCTCACAGTGGAGTGGGGTAGATATCaccaagcccctccccccaataccTTTAATTGAAAATCTATGTGCTCCATTATTTAGAGGGCTggaaaaagagaatgaaagagaaaCCACAGCTTTTATCTTAATTCAGTTGCAGATGTTGGTAGCATTTTCCTTTTGGAAAACTAACAGTTTGTTCTGATGTGGAACTGACTGGAAGCCTGCTCTTCtcgtaatttttttatttatttaaaacatgaatagctgcctttctaccttacaggaggaactcaaggcagcttacaataaataaatataataataaaatgaataaaaacacagTTGAAGACTGTCAGTGAACGTAAACACAAAGTTAATTtgaagcagtcctaaataaaaatgtcttcagctgcctcctgaagatggGCAGGGAGGGGCCAGGTCCATCTCCCTGGGGATGCTATTCTATAATTgtgggactgccactgaaaaggccctgtctcatgTGCCCACCATGCCCTGTCTCATGTACCCATCATGTACATTAGCTGATGGGAcaatcaggagggcctctccttgTGTTCTTAATTCCCAAGGGGAACTTACAGGAGAAGGAAGACCTTCAGATACCCTCATGTCATGTagagctttaaaggccaaaaccagcaccttgaattgtgcttgagAGTGGATTGGTAGCCGGTGTAATTGCTGCAATATTGGGGTCATATAAGCTGTCACAGTTGTGCATCCTTGGAGTTGTGTTGTCTCTCCAGCTGTATCTTCTCTCAGGAATTGCTCCCAAGGTTAATTTGGGCCATCTCCTGTCATTAGTCTTGAGACTGAATTACTAGAAGGCTTTGTTCATAGTGTTGTATTTAAAACCTGATCTTACAGTGGCTCATCTTGCATGTCCCCCCCACCTTTTCTGTTGATTATACAGATGGTTTTGAACCTGTAGCAGTGTACTCACAAACACCATCAGGTGAGTTTAGATGCAAGGGGAAAGGGATGCTGCTTTCTCTGGAAATTAATTTTCTTGAGGAGAAACACTTCCTTGTGACTTATCTGTCTCTTTCAGATGCGGCTGTACAAGGTCTTAAGAATGGCTGGACATTAGAGGGTTGGGGCAAGCAAGCTACAAATAGCTTGCCCACCCCTAGTGATTCTGAGTTGTCCACTCTGGATGGAGAATTGtcaccttctcccatggaaagtTTACTTTTGTCAGAACCAGATGACCTTGATGATCCCAAATTCTTTATTGATTTGAATGCTGGACACATGGAAGACGCTGATGTTTTTGACCCTATACTGACTTTCCTTAACCAAGATGGCTATGTGGCCCATTTCCAAGGTCTCTATGACATCTCTTTTTCCTTCCTTAGTTCCACTTTCTATGGCTTTTCCAATGAGGAAGAGCTTGTCTTATACCTTGAGACATCGAGGAACTGGGCTAAGAAGGGTCACCTTTTTTGGGCTCACATTCGAATATGTTTTCTTTTGGGCCGACTTTGTGTCAGGAGAGCCAAGTTTTCTCAAGCTCGAGTCTATTTTGAAGAAGCCATGAACATTATGGATAAGGGATTTGAAGATCTACCCTTGCTCACCTCACTGTACACAAACCTGGCTGCCATTTATCTGAAGCAGAAGATGAAGCAAAAATTCTTGTCCGTGATTGGGAAAGTGGTGGCCCTTGTGGCTGGCCTGCCAGGGCACTGCTTCGGCTCTGAGAATGAGCTGGAGGTCACCATGTACATCCTGAGAGAAGCAATTGCTGTGGGCAACACTGCTCTGGAAATACGTGCTTCCTTCCTTGTTGTCAGACTCTTACTACAGTTGGGCAAATATGATGAGGTCCTGCCATTTGCAGAACGCTTGCAGTTCCTTTGTGCCAGTTTCTCCAGCCAGGACTCTTTAGGCACAGTGCCAATCTTGAGCTATCTGTATGACAAAAAGTACTTGCCACACATTGCTTTGGCATCTGCCAGGCTGTTTTCGCCTAGTGGTATAAAGGGGGCACCAACCCCCATTTGGAAAGCTGGATTTATCCTTAGGAATGCTCCTAAGCTCCTGAAAGTCCAAGAAAGAAGCAGCAACATCCCTGCTGTGGCTTGTTTCTATCTCAACTGTGCACTGGCCTTCTCACGTGAAAAGAGAGCTGTGTccactgagagagctgtgtgtGCAGTTTTATCCAAAATGTACCTGAAGCATGGCCTAGTACAAGGAGCTGTTTATTATTCAAACAGGGCTGTTGCCCTTGGCAAAGGGATGGGTGAGGAAGAGGCTTTTGAATCTTCCCTTTCTTTGGGGTGGATGTATGCTTTGAACAGACAGCCAGAAAAAGCTTCAGAGATCATGATCTGTCTCCTGCGTTCTCTGCGACAGACAGACAGCGTGACACAGGATGGCGTAGTCCACAACCTTCTGGCCATTGCCCTTAAAGGAGAAGGACAGGTGCAGAAGTCAGCTGAAAACTACCTGTGGGCCTTAAATAAAGCCCGGGAGACAGGCAACAGAAGGAACCAAGCGATTGCTTTATCCAACTTTGGATGCCTGGCTCTGTCTTGCAGGGCAAACCACCTAGCTGAATGTTACTTTCTCCAGGCTGTTAGGTTGTATTTTGAATTCCAAAGTGGTGATGATGCACAGATGGAACTGGTACAGGTACTGCTGTGGCTGGCACAATCCCGGGCAGACAGGCATAAATCAGAAGAGAGCAAGCTGTTCTATGAGCTGGCCTTGGCAGTCGCCTTGATGTCTCGCAATGTGATGAGTGAGTAAAAAAACTATTGGAAGGTGGGCCTCAGAAATGAAAATACCCTTTTCTAAGTACATGACTTTTGATTCTGTGCATTATTCTGTACCATACAGGTCAGCTTCATGTCGTGGAATCCCTCTGCCATTTCTATAGCAAAGTGTATCCAAATACTAGAGCCTGCATTATTTACCATGAGCACCAAGTTTCCCTTGCCCAGCAATTCCAAGACAGAGAAATGGAAGGGCAACTTCTGCAAGTTCTCGGCCAGCTATACCAAAGTCTACATAC
Proteins encoded in this window:
- the SH3TC2 gene encoding SH3 domain and tetratricopeptide repeat-containing protein 2 isoform X1 — its product is MASGNSRELDRGSEPARIGEGILETESVSLAVGEGFPNEISLSFSVKSRSGQGLNPQLQEAARKRLWALENDDKDVCALFKELSARLVCIQAQEDQFLLSFKTIEEIWKFSTYLALGYVACCLEHLLFTPAYWLNCTLVEDTEITVTVDEDLMATMYLGLLLQEGNFFSRAVLDTLTEEGEEDLKFYKNELVHVKDIGHETKWEGTSLSTEQRGLVSVTTIEPLPHPFYQWFLKNYPMSCGISKQISGSDSLHIGQGRCTATVDHRGRGWDELSFCKGDIIEVLGFLIPGLQWFIGKSTSSGTTGFVQTKCVHPETNEQIRKGPVFFSEDEVASFLQVPCNGSETHYSSLLIELAQTDIASVYRLDGFEPVAVYSQTPSDAAVQGLKNGWTLEGWGKQATNSLPTPSDSELSTLDGELSPSPMESLLLSEPDDLDDPKFFIDLNAGHMEDADVFDPILTFLNQDGYVAHFQGLYDISFSFLSSTFYGFSNEEELVLYLETSRNWAKKGHLFWAHIRICFLLGRLCVRRAKFSQARVYFEEAMNIMDKGFEDLPLLTSLYTNLAAIYLKQKMKQKFLSVIGKVVALVAGLPGHCFGSENELEVTMYILREAIAVGNTALEIRASFLVVRLLLQLGKYDEVLPFAERLQFLCASFSSQDSLGTVPILSYLYDKKYLPHIALASARLFSPSGIKGAPTPIWKAGFILRNAPKLLKVQERSSNIPAVACFYLNCALAFSREKRAVSTERAVCAVLSKMYLKHGLVQGAVYYSNRAVALGKGMGEEEAFESSLSLGWMYALNRQPEKASEIMICLLRSLRQTDSVTQDGVVHNLLAIALKGEGQVQKSAENYLWALNKARETGNRRNQAIALSNFGCLALSCRANHLAECYFLQAVRLYFEFQSGDDAQMELVQVLLWLAQSRADRHKSEESKLFYELALAVALMSRNVMSQLHVVESLCHFYSKVYPNTRACIIYHEHQVSLAQQFQDREMEGQLLQVLGQLYQSLHTTRSLKQALDCTKQSLRIFIDLGETVKTAQAWLQAGKLYYHLQEDELVEMYLQAAIQTALKPGELHLAMNLYEEAGDVFFNGIHNRQRAVEYYRGGAVPLARKLKAMQTELRVFHKLTELQIGLQNYEKALEFATLAARLSVDVGDQLQELVAFHRLATVYYFLHMYEMAEDCYLKTLSLCSPLLQGAQEAMYYSKVYCRLGDLTLHKLKDEQDAASYFLLALAAATELGDQAWQGRIQEKLAQIYNASLWNKGPRGWTTYRARWLSEGRHAV
- the SH3TC2 gene encoding SH3 domain and tetratricopeptide repeat-containing protein 2 isoform X3, which translates into the protein MASEISLSFSVKSRSGQGLNPQLQEAARKRLWALENDDKDVCALFKELSARLVCIQAQEDQFLLSFKTIEEIWKFSTYLALGYVACCLEHLLFTPAYWLNCTLVEDTEITVTVDEDLMATMYLGLLLQEGNFFSRAVLDTLTEEGEEDLKFYKNELVHVKDIGHETKWEGTSLSTEQRGLVSVTTIEPLPHPFYQWFLKNYPMSCGISKQISGSDSLHIGQGRCTATVDHRGRGWDELSFCKGDIIEVLGFLIPGLQWFIGKSTSSGTTGFVQTKCVHPETNEQIRKGPVFFSEDEVASFLQVPCNGSETHYSSLLIELAQTDIASVYRLDGFEPVAVYSQTPSDAAVQGLKNGWTLEGWGKQATNSLPTPSDSELSTLDGELSPSPMESLLLSEPDDLDDPKFFIDLNAGHMEDADVFDPILTFLNQDGYVAHFQGLYDISFSFLSSTFYGFSNEEELVLYLETSRNWAKKGHLFWAHIRICFLLGRLCVRRAKFSQARVYFEEAMNIMDKGFEDLPLLTSLYTNLAAIYLKQKMKQKFLSVIGKVVALVAGLPGHCFGSENELEVTMYILREAIAVGNTALEIRASFLVVRLLLQLGKYDEVLPFAERLQFLCASFSSQDSLGTVPILSYLYDKKYLPHIALASARLFSPSGIKGAPTPIWKAGFILRNAPKLLKVQERSSNIPAVACFYLNCALAFSREKRAVSTERAVCAVLSKMYLKHGLVQGAVYYSNRAVALGKGMGEEEAFESSLSLGWMYALNRQPEKASEIMICLLRSLRQTDSVTQDGVVHNLLAIALKGEGQVQKSAENYLWALNKARETGNRRNQAIALSNFGCLALSCRANHLAECYFLQAVRLYFEFQSGDDAQMELVQVLLWLAQSRADRHKSEESKLFYELALAVALMSRNVMSQLHVVESLCHFYSKVYPNTRACIIYHEHQVSLAQQFQDREMEGQLLQVLGQLYQSLHTTRSLKQALDCTKQSLRIFIDLGETVKTAQAWLQAGKLYYHLQEDELVEMYLQAAIQTALKPGELHLAMNLYEEAGDVFFNGIHNRQRAVEYYRGGAVPLARKLKAMQTELRVFHKLTELQIGLQNYEKALEFATLAARLSVDVGDQLQELVAFHRLATVYYFLHMYEMAEDCYLKTLSLCSPLLQGAQEAMYYSKVYCRLGDLTLHKLKDEQDAASYFLLALAAATELGDQAWQGRIQEKLAQIYNASLWNKGPRGWTTYRARWLSEGRHAV